In Dromiciops gliroides isolate mDroGli1 chromosome 4, mDroGli1.pri, whole genome shotgun sequence, one DNA window encodes the following:
- the IFT22 gene encoding intraflagellar transport protein 22 homolog isoform X2, producing MLKAKILFVGPCESGKTVLANFLTESSDITEYNPTQGVRFESCWPALMKDSHGVVIIFNADIPSHLKEIEMWHSCFVQQQLLQDNQCLLIAHHKPGSGGDKSNLSLAAPLNKLKLIHSNLEEEPEEIRMEFIKYLKSIVSSVSESRDREEMSIIT from the exons ATGCTCAAGGCCAAGATCCTGTTCGTGGGGCCTTGTGAG AGTGGCAAAACTGTCCTGGCTAACTTTTTGACAGAATCCTCTGACATCACCGAGTACAACCCAACTCAAGGGGTGAG gttTGAATCATGCTGGCCCGCCCTCATGAAGGACTCTCATGGAGTGGTGATCATCTTCAATGCCGATATCCCCAGCCACCTGAAGGAGATTGAAATGTGGCATTCTTGCTTCGTGCAGCAGCAGCTGTTACAAGACAATCAGTGTCTCTTAATTGCACACCACAAGCCAGGCTCTGGAGGGGACAAGAGCAACTTGTCTTTGG CCGCACCTCTGAACAAACTGAAGCTGATCCACTCCAATCTGGAGGAGGAACCAGAGGAGATCCGGATGGAATTCATCAAGTACTTGAAGAGCATAGTCAGTTCAGTGTCCGAGAGCAGAGACAGGGAAGAGATGTCGATCATCACCTAA
- the IFT22 gene encoding intraflagellar transport protein 22 homolog isoform X3, which produces MKDSHGVVIIFNADIPSHLKEIEMWHSCFVQQQLLQDNQCLLIAHHKPGSGGDKSNLSLAAPLNKLKLIHSNLEEEPEEIRMEFIKYLKSIVSSVSESRDREEMSIIT; this is translated from the exons ATGAAGGACTCTCATGGAGTGGTGATCATCTTCAATGCCGATATCCCCAGCCACCTGAAGGAGATTGAAATGTGGCATTCTTGCTTCGTGCAGCAGCAGCTGTTACAAGACAATCAGTGTCTCTTAATTGCACACCACAAGCCAGGCTCTGGAGGGGACAAGAGCAACTTGTCTTTGG CCGCACCTCTGAACAAACTGAAGCTGATCCACTCCAATCTGGAGGAGGAACCAGAGGAGATCCGGATGGAATTCATCAAGTACTTGAAGAGCATAGTCAGTTCAGTGTCCGAGAGCAGAGACAGGGAAGAGATGTCGATCATCACCTAA
- the IFT22 gene encoding intraflagellar transport protein 22 homolog isoform X1 codes for MLKAKILFVGPCESGKTVLANFLTESSDITEYNPTQGVRILEFENPQVTSNNKGTGCEFELWDCGGDTKFESCWPALMKDSHGVVIIFNADIPSHLKEIEMWHSCFVQQQLLQDNQCLLIAHHKPGSGGDKSNLSLAAPLNKLKLIHSNLEEEPEEIRMEFIKYLKSIVSSVSESRDREEMSIIT; via the exons ATGCTCAAGGCCAAGATCCTGTTCGTGGGGCCTTGTGAG AGTGGCAAAACTGTCCTGGCTAACTTTTTGACAGAATCCTCTGACATCACCGAGTACAACCCAACTCAAGGGGTGAG GATCCTGGAATTTGAGAACCCCCAAGTAACTAGCAACAACAAAGGGACCGGGTGTGAGTTTGAGCTGTGGGATTGTGGAGGAGATACAAA gttTGAATCATGCTGGCCCGCCCTCATGAAGGACTCTCATGGAGTGGTGATCATCTTCAATGCCGATATCCCCAGCCACCTGAAGGAGATTGAAATGTGGCATTCTTGCTTCGTGCAGCAGCAGCTGTTACAAGACAATCAGTGTCTCTTAATTGCACACCACAAGCCAGGCTCTGGAGGGGACAAGAGCAACTTGTCTTTGG CCGCACCTCTGAACAAACTGAAGCTGATCCACTCCAATCTGGAGGAGGAACCAGAGGAGATCCGGATGGAATTCATCAAGTACTTGAAGAGCATAGTCAGTTCAGTGTCCGAGAGCAGAGACAGGGAAGAGATGTCGATCATCACCTAA